The following are encoded in a window of Candidatus Dadabacteria bacterium genomic DNA:
- a CDS encoding circularly permuted type 2 ATP-grasp protein, whose product MNFKNYDTEGFYDEVFKDNATPHEWTRFLTDRIESLSDGELIERQKAAEMNLFEMGVTFTLYSEKKKSSEENIFPFDIIPRIVSAEDWELIERGLKQRIHALNLFIDDIYNDRKILRDKVVPKELILSSREFRLDCVGFSPPKNIWCHITGTDLIRHSDGNFYILEDNLRSPSGVSYVLENRELLKRTFPKVFGTVEIMPISDYGLHLHDTLQYLLSDRTANPKVVLLTPGIYNSAYFEHSFLAKEMGIELVEGRDLVVVENFVYLKTTKGLEKVDVIYRRIDDNFLDPQVFRPDSVLGVPGLFSAYKAGNVAIANAPGGGVADDKIIYAYVEKIIKYYLGEDPIISNVPTYICEEDEARKYVLDNIEKLVVKPANESGGYGIVFGPKAMKEELAQAKRDIKADPRNYIAQKTMSLSRAPVIVDDHFEGRHVDLRPFILYGKEIFVLPGGLTRVALRKGSMIVNSSQGGGSKDTWVLAPAKNAGGKGGRKS is encoded by the coding sequence ATGAATTTTAAAAACTACGACACGGAAGGCTTTTACGACGAGGTATTCAAGGATAACGCCACCCCGCATGAGTGGACCCGCTTTTTAACCGACAGGATAGAAAGCCTCTCAGACGGAGAGCTGATCGAGCGGCAGAAAGCGGCCGAGATGAACCTGTTCGAGATGGGGGTCACCTTCACCCTCTACTCGGAAAAAAAGAAGAGTTCCGAGGAGAACATTTTCCCCTTCGACATAATTCCGAGAATAGTGTCAGCCGAGGACTGGGAGCTCATAGAAAGGGGCCTCAAGCAGAGAATCCACGCGCTTAACCTATTCATAGACGACATATACAACGACCGGAAGATTCTGAGGGACAAGGTAGTTCCCAAGGAACTCATCCTCTCAAGCAGGGAGTTTCGCCTTGACTGCGTCGGTTTTTCCCCGCCGAAGAATATCTGGTGCCACATCACGGGAACGGACCTCATAAGACATTCGGACGGAAACTTCTACATCCTCGAAGACAACCTGCGCTCCCCCTCCGGCGTTTCCTACGTGCTTGAGAACCGCGAACTTCTGAAGCGCACGTTTCCCAAGGTATTCGGCACCGTCGAGATAATGCCCATAAGCGATTACGGACTCCATCTCCATGACACCCTCCAGTACCTGCTATCTGACAGAACGGCTAACCCCAAGGTGGTGCTTCTCACCCCGGGGATCTATAACTCGGCCTACTTCGAGCACTCGTTTCTGGCAAAAGAGATGGGAATAGAGCTTGTCGAGGGAAGGGATCTCGTCGTGGTAGAGAACTTCGTTTACCTAAAGACCACTAAGGGACTTGAGAAAGTGGATGTCATATACAGAAGGATAGACGACAACTTCCTTGATCCTCAGGTGTTCCGCCCGGATTCAGTACTTGGAGTTCCAGGGCTTTTCAGCGCGTACAAGGCCGGAAACGTCGCCATAGCCAACGCCCCAGGAGGAGGAGTGGCCGACGACAAGATAATATACGCCTACGTTGAGAAGATAATAAAGTATTACCTAGGAGAAGATCCCATAATCTCGAACGTGCCAACGTATATCTGCGAGGAGGATGAGGCCAGAAAATACGTACTCGACAATATAGAGAAGCTGGTCGTAAAGCCCGCGAATGAATCCGGAGGATACGGGATAGTGTTCGGACCCAAAGCGATGAAAGAGGAGCTGGCCCAAGCCAAAAGAGATATAAAAGCGGATCCCAGAAACTACATAGCCCAGAAGACTATGTCCCTCTCCCGTGCTCCCGTGATAGTGGACGATCACTTCGAGGGACGCCATGTCGATCTGAGACCCTTCATTCTTTACGGAAAAGAAATATTCGTCCTGCCCGGAGGCCTGACCAGGGTGGCGTTGCGCAAAGGTTCAATGATAGTTAATTCGTCCCAGGGAGGCGGAAGCAAAGACACTTGGGTGCTTGCTCCCGCAAAGAACGCCGGGGGCAAAGGAGGCAGAAAATCCTAA
- a CDS encoding XRE family transcriptional regulator: protein VGNKQEQEADRFASNLLIPRKQAKVLSSLAQTGVAVRIFAENIGVAPGIVVGRMQHEGYLPRSHLNNLKVRYTWETERN, encoded by the coding sequence GTGGGGAACAAGCAAGAACAAGAAGCTGACAGATTTGCCAGCAATTTATTGATTCCAAGAAAGCAAGCAAAAGTCCTCAGTTCTCTTGCACAAACCGGAGTAGCCGTAAGAATTTTTGCTGAAAATATCGGCGTGGCGCCCGGTATTGTCGTTGGTCGGATGCAACACGAAGGGTACTTGCCCAGAAGTCACCTCAACAATTTGAAAGTGCGTTACACATGGGAAACTGAGCGAAATTAG